DNA sequence from the Ramlibacter agri genome:
CCTGGTACCTGGCGGTGCCGCTGCGGCATCTGCGCCGCGGGCTGCGCAGCGTGGCGCAGGGTCGCTTCGACATACGCGTCGCGCCGTTGCTGGGCCGCCGGCGCGACGAGCTCACCGAGCTGGCCCGGGACTTCGACCGGATGGCGGCGCAGCTGCAGCACCTGACGCACTCGCGGCAAGTGCTGCTGCACGACATCTCGCACGAACTGCGCTCGCCGCTGGCGCGCATGCAGGCGGCCATCGGCCTGCTGCGCCAGGACCCGGCGCAGACCTCCGCGATGGTCGACCGCATCCAGCGCGAAAGCGACCGGCTCGATGCCTTGATCGAGGAGCTGCTGACCTTGCACCGGCTGGAGGCCGCACCCGAGAGCTGGTCCCGCGACACCATCGACGTCATGGACCTGCTGCATGCCGTCACCGAGGACGCCGACTTCGAGGCCCAGGCCCAGTCGCGCCAGGTGCAGCTGGATGCGCCCGGCACTTTCGTCGCCGAAGTGCGCGGCGAGCTGCTGTACCGCGCGTTCGAGAACGTGATCCGCAACGCGGTGAGGTACACGGCGCCGGGCACGGCGGTGGAGGTCAGCGCCCGAGCCGATGACGGCGCGCTCGTCGTGACCGTCGCCGACCGCGGGCCCGGCGTGCCGGAGGCCTCGCGGTCGGTGATGTTCGAGCCCTTCACGCGGCTCGAAGGCTCGTCCTCGGTGCGCGGCGTCGGGCTGGGCCTGGCCATCGCCCGGCGCGCGCTGGACGTGCATGGCGGATCCATCGAGGCGTCGGCCCGCGAAGGCGGCGGCCTCGTCATGTCCATGCGGTTGCCGCGCACCGCATAGGCGCTCCATCACGCCGCGTGATTCTTCGGATCACGAGAACGCGCGCGGACAAGGCTCCGGCCGGCTGAAATCGTCCTGCAGTCGAACCAGCCAATGGAGACAAGATGAAACGCAGGAACCTCTTCGCGGCGGCCGCAGCGGCCACCGCATTCATGGGCGTGCGCGCAGCGACACCCGCAAGCGCACGCAACTTCGTGCTGGTGCACGGAGCCTGGCACGGCGGCTGGTGCTGGACGCACGTGGGCGACCGGCTGCGGGCGCAGGGCCATCGCGTCTTCACGCCC
Encoded proteins:
- a CDS encoding HAMP domain-containing sensor histidine kinase; this encodes MPRPRFKGALFWKLLLALWVSMVLSMFAALAYFRYMGAPVKPPPGMLTLWGLPVPPLVTGLVAMLVAGVAVAWYLAVPLRHLRRGLRSVAQGRFDIRVAPLLGRRRDELTELARDFDRMAAQLQHLTHSRQVLLHDISHELRSPLARMQAAIGLLRQDPAQTSAMVDRIQRESDRLDALIEELLTLHRLEAAPESWSRDTIDVMDLLHAVTEDADFEAQAQSRQVQLDAPGTFVAEVRGELLYRAFENVIRNAVRYTAPGTAVEVSARADDGALVVTVADRGPGVPEASRSVMFEPFTRLEGSSSVRGVGLGLAIARRALDVHGGSIEASAREGGGLVMSMRLPRTA